In Cyanobacterium stanieri LEGE 03274, the following proteins share a genomic window:
- the rplI gene encoding 50S ribosomal protein L9, with translation MAKRLQVVLNKDVTKLGKRGDVVDVAPGYARNYLVPQGFGVFATAGVLRQVEQRRAKEAERLAALLEDAKSRKTALQTINNFVIRKQLGEDQAIFGTVTTQDVVEVIKANAGLDVERQAIELPEIKRIGTYKAQIKLHAEVIAEVSIEVAPL, from the coding sequence ATGGCAAAAAGATTACAGGTAGTCTTAAACAAAGACGTAACAAAATTAGGCAAAAGAGGAGATGTTGTAGATGTAGCCCCCGGTTATGCCCGTAACTACCTAGTACCTCAGGGCTTCGGAGTATTTGCCACCGCAGGGGTATTACGTCAAGTAGAACAAAGAAGAGCCAAAGAAGCCGAGCGTTTAGCCGCCCTTCTCGAAGATGCAAAATCCCGCAAAACTGCTTTACAAACCATCAATAACTTTGTTATTCGTAAGCAATTAGGGGAAGATCAAGCAATTTTCGGTACTGTTACCACCCAAGATGTAGTAGAAGTAATCAAAGCTAATGCAGGTTTAGATGTAGAACGTCAAGCCATTGAATTACCCGAAATCAAGAGAATTGGTACTTACAAAGCTCAAATCAAATTACACGCTGAAGTAATCGCTGAAGTTTCCATCGAAGTAGCACCCCTTTAA
- the hflX gene encoding GTPase HflX: MSIAPIYGNLQGIKPNQLKQLQRLYQQRIRSDRLTTPEFAERIASISSDLKQPVCVYLNRRGQVIRVGVGSPRQTQIPPLELPRYGAQRLSGIRCLSTSIKPIPPSQASLTAMARQRLDALLVLTLTGQGIQRKGGGASGFIKDAYVAHLTPAQDTLNYWEVSPAQDIEAIAEQDFLTLVDGLEEEFSREFVAQKVEDSQERVVLVGLMTDNLTPQKFDDSLQELQRLVESAGGKVLATLEQKRSQPHPQTVVGAGKVEEIALQVQSMGANLVAFDRDLSPSQARNLETQFGVKVVDRTEVILDIFAQRAQSRAGKLQVELAQLEYMLPRLKGRGRAMSRLGGGIGTRGPGETKLETERRAIQKRITRLQQEVNQLQSHRSRMRQQRQHQEIPTVAIVGYTNAGKSTLINALTNAQVYTADQLFATLDPTTRRLTITEQHTGKSSTILLTDTVGFIHELPPSLVDSFRATLEEVTEADALLHVVDLSHPAWQSHIESVKNILADMPLAPAEELIAFNKIDQADIEHLELAKETYPQAVFISASERIGFDNLRSRLMAH; encoded by the coding sequence ATGTCGATCGCACCTATTTACGGAAATCTACAGGGAATAAAACCAAATCAACTCAAGCAATTACAAAGATTATACCAACAAAGGATCAGGAGCGATCGCCTGACAACCCCAGAATTTGCGGAAAGAATAGCCTCCATAAGTAGTGACCTCAAACAGCCTGTATGTGTCTATCTAAATCGCCGTGGACAGGTGATCAGGGTAGGGGTTGGTAGCCCCCGTCAAACGCAAATCCCCCCCCTAGAATTACCTCGTTATGGGGCGCAGAGACTATCGGGCATCCGTTGCCTAAGCACATCCATCAAACCCATTCCTCCTAGTCAGGCGAGTTTAACGGCCATGGCAAGACAAAGGTTAGACGCTCTTTTAGTGTTAACTTTGACTGGGCAAGGAATACAAAGGAAAGGGGGTGGAGCATCGGGATTTATTAAAGATGCCTATGTAGCGCACCTTACCCCTGCCCAAGACACCCTTAACTATTGGGAAGTTTCTCCTGCTCAAGATATAGAGGCGATCGCCGAGCAAGACTTTTTAACCCTCGTGGATGGTTTGGAGGAGGAATTTAGCCGAGAGTTTGTCGCCCAAAAAGTAGAAGATTCCCAAGAAAGAGTAGTGTTAGTGGGTTTAATGACTGATAATCTCACTCCTCAAAAATTTGATGATAGTTTGCAAGAGTTGCAAAGACTCGTAGAAAGTGCTGGGGGAAAAGTGTTGGCTACCCTAGAACAAAAAAGAAGTCAACCCCACCCCCAAACCGTGGTAGGGGCAGGAAAAGTAGAAGAAATTGCCCTACAAGTGCAGAGTATGGGAGCGAATTTAGTTGCCTTTGACCGAGATTTATCCCCCTCCCAAGCCCGAAACCTCGAAACCCAATTCGGAGTAAAAGTAGTCGATCGCACCGAGGTAATATTAGATATATTTGCTCAAAGGGCGCAGTCACGGGCAGGAAAATTGCAGGTAGAACTTGCCCAACTAGAGTATATGTTACCCCGTCTCAAAGGTAGGGGAAGGGCGATGTCTCGTTTGGGCGGTGGTATCGGTACAAGGGGGCCCGGGGAAACCAAATTAGAAACCGAAAGACGTGCTATTCAAAAACGCATTACCCGTCTGCAACAAGAAGTTAATCAACTGCAAAGCCACCGCTCCCGTATGCGTCAACAAAGACAACATCAAGAAATACCCACCGTGGCGATCGTCGGTTATACCAATGCAGGAAAATCAACCCTCATAAATGCCCTCACTAACGCCCAAGTATATACCGCCGATCAACTTTTTGCTACCCTTGACCCCACCACCCGAAGATTAACCATTACAGAACAACACACAGGAAAATCAAGCACCATCCTTCTCACTGATACCGTGGGTTTTATCCACGAATTACCCCCTTCCTTAGTAGATTCCTTCCGCGCCACCCTAGAAGAAGTTACCGAAGCCGATGCCCTTCTCCATGTGGTGGATTTATCCCATCCTGCTTGGCAAAGTCATATCGAATCAGTCAAAAATATCTTAGCAGATATGCCCTTGGCCCCTGCAGAAGAATTAATTGCCTTTAATAAAATTGATCAAGCTGATATTGAACATTTAGAGTTAGCCAAAGAAACATATCCCCAAGCAGTTTTTATTTCCGCTAGTGAGCGTATTGGGTTTGATAACTTACGCTCCCGATTAATGGCTCATTGA
- the guaA gene encoding glutamine-hydrolyzing GMP synthase: protein MTITETPLPSKQDQTNNNSSSNDTTKRQMILIIDFGSQYSELIARRIRETEVYSEVISYRTSAEKLRELNPKGIILSGGPNSVYDEYAPQCDPEIWSLGIPVLGVCYGMQLMVKQLGGGVERAKRGEYGKASLFIDDPTDLLTNVENGSTMWMSHGDSCTELPEGFSILAHTDNTPCAAIAEHQKKLFGVQFHPEVIHSEYGSALIRNFVYHICGCEPTWTTQTFLEQSIAEIRETVGDKRVLLALSGGVDSSTLAFLLHEAIGDQLTCMFIDQGFMRKGEPERLVELFNNQFHINVEYVNGRDRFLAQIEGVTDPEEKRRKIGHEFIRVFEEESTRLGPFDYLAQGTLYPDVIESADTNVDPKTGERVAVKIKSHHNVGGLPKNLRFKLVEPLRKLFKDEVRKVGRAIGLPEEIVSRHPFPGPGLAIRILGEVSSEKLNILRDADFVVRDEIKKAGMYHDFWQAFAVLLPVKSVGVMGDKRTYAYPIVLRLITSEDGMTADWARPPYDLLETISNRIVNEVKGVNRVVYDITSKPPGTIEWE from the coding sequence GTGACTATAACAGAAACTCCCCTTCCCTCCAAGCAAGACCAAACTAATAATAATTCTTCTAGTAACGATACAACCAAACGTCAAATGATTCTGATTATTGATTTCGGTTCGCAATATTCTGAATTGATTGCCCGTCGCATCCGAGAAACAGAAGTTTACTCCGAGGTAATCTCCTATCGCACCAGCGCTGAAAAACTAAGAGAACTTAACCCCAAGGGTATCATCTTATCGGGTGGTCCTAACTCTGTATATGATGAATATGCGCCCCAATGTGATCCTGAAATATGGAGTCTTGGCATTCCTGTTTTGGGGGTATGTTATGGTATGCAACTGATGGTGAAACAGTTGGGAGGTGGCGTTGAAAGGGCAAAACGAGGCGAATATGGTAAGGCTTCTTTGTTTATTGATGATCCCACGGATTTATTAACTAATGTGGAAAATGGTTCTACCATGTGGATGAGCCACGGTGATTCTTGTACCGAGTTACCCGAAGGTTTTTCCATCCTCGCCCATACTGATAATACCCCTTGTGCGGCGATCGCTGAGCATCAAAAAAAATTATTTGGGGTTCAGTTTCATCCTGAAGTAATCCATTCTGAATATGGTTCGGCTCTCATTCGTAACTTTGTCTATCATATCTGCGGTTGTGAACCTACTTGGACGACTCAAACCTTCTTGGAACAATCCATTGCGGAGATTAGGGAAACCGTTGGAGATAAAAGAGTTTTATTGGCTCTTTCGGGGGGTGTGGATTCTTCTACCCTTGCTTTTTTACTCCATGAAGCCATCGGTGATCAATTGACTTGTATGTTTATTGATCAAGGTTTTATGCGTAAGGGTGAGCCTGAAAGATTGGTGGAGTTGTTTAATAATCAGTTTCATATTAACGTGGAATATGTGAATGGGCGCGATCGCTTCTTAGCCCAAATCGAAGGAGTGACAGACCCTGAAGAAAAACGCCGCAAAATCGGTCATGAATTTATTAGGGTATTTGAGGAAGAATCCACCCGTTTAGGGCCTTTTGATTATCTTGCCCAAGGTACACTCTATCCTGATGTTATCGAATCTGCTGATACTAACGTTGATCCCAAAACTGGGGAAAGGGTAGCCGTCAAAATTAAGAGTCATCACAATGTGGGTGGTTTACCCAAAAATCTCCGTTTTAAATTAGTCGAGCCCCTCCGCAAACTATTTAAAGATGAGGTGCGTAAAGTGGGAAGGGCGATCGGTTTACCAGAAGAAATCGTTTCCCGTCATCCTTTTCCCGGCCCAGGTTTAGCTATCCGTATCTTAGGGGAAGTTAGCTCCGAAAAACTCAATATCCTTCGGGATGCTGATTTTGTAGTGAGGGATGAAATCAAAAAAGCCGGAATGTATCATGACTTTTGGCAGGCATTTGCCGTACTTTTACCCGTAAAAAGTGTGGGGGTAATGGGTGACAAGCGCACCTATGCCTATCCTATTGTTTTAAGGTTGATTACCAGTGAAGACGGCATGACAGCCGACTGGGCAAGACCTCCCTATGACTTACTAGAAACCATCTCCAACCGCATTGTTAATGAGGTGAAAGGGGTTAACCGAGTGGTTTATGATATTACTTCTAAACCGCCCGGGACTATCGAATGGGAATAA